In the genome of Myxococcus stipitatus, one region contains:
- a CDS encoding nuclear transport factor 2 family protein gives MSVSLRPPFTLETARAKVQAAEDAWNSRDPERVARAYSEDSEWRNRTEFFRGREAIRNFLRGKWERELDYRLMKELWAFTENRISVRFEYEWHDAKGQWFRTHGNEHWEFNDEGLMRRRDMSANDIPIAESERRLR, from the coding sequence ATGTCCGTTTCACTTCGCCCGCCGTTCACGCTGGAGACCGCCCGCGCCAAGGTCCAGGCCGCCGAGGACGCCTGGAACAGCAGGGACCCGGAGCGGGTGGCCCGCGCCTACTCGGAGGACTCGGAGTGGCGCAACCGCACGGAGTTCTTCCGAGGACGGGAGGCCATCCGGAACTTCCTGCGCGGCAAGTGGGAGCGGGAGCTGGACTACCGGCTGATGAAGGAGCTGTGGGCCTTCACGGAGAACCGCATCTCGGTGCGGTTCGAGTACGAGTGGCACGACGCCAAGGGGCAGTGGTTCCGCACCCACGGCAACGAGCACTGGGAGTTCAACGACGAGGGCCTCATGCGCCGCCGCGACATGAGCGCCAACGACATTCCCATCGCGGAGAGCGAGCGCCGCCTTCGCTGA
- a CDS encoding efflux RND transporter periplasmic adaptor subunit translates to MGTRIGPLAMVALLLWGMASCSKDTRPGGAEKSAMALADAGPPAAMDTQSVALCEHRVPAELCTRCNPDLVDVFKSQDDWCDAHGVPESQCFQCNPNLTFTREDTPPKDWCKEHAVPESMCTKCHPALVAKFIAAGDYCREHGLPESVCPSCHPERVTAAGAQPPVFPEPGTRVRLASSETVQEAGIQTRRARKVPFARTLDVVGQLDFNQNRLAQLSVRSEALVVEVRVDVGDEVKTGQPLVLVASGSVGADQGRLTSAQARLGLARAALEREQKLAASGITARKDVEAAQAEVSSAEAERDAARAALSAAGAPTNGQQGTYALSAPFAGTVVARDALAGRHASAGQPLIQVADLSTLWAQLEIPEADAAQVRAGQRVTLTFDTLPGQPHVATLTRVGASVDPASRTVRARVELPNPDGALKAGLFLRAKVEVAAEHAAVMVPHQAIQRAEGRTLVFVKKQEGLYEPVAVKLGAGTREEVEVLEGLAAGTEVVTTGAFLLKTEILKESIGAGCCETGESR, encoded by the coding sequence ATGGGCACCCGCATCGGCCCCCTGGCGATGGTGGCCCTGCTCCTTTGGGGCATGGCCTCCTGCTCGAAGGACACGCGGCCCGGCGGCGCGGAGAAGTCCGCCATGGCCTTGGCCGATGCGGGTCCCCCCGCCGCGATGGACACCCAGTCTGTCGCCCTGTGCGAACACCGGGTGCCCGCGGAGCTGTGCACGCGGTGCAATCCCGACCTCGTCGACGTCTTCAAATCGCAGGACGACTGGTGCGACGCCCACGGCGTCCCCGAGTCACAGTGTTTCCAATGCAACCCGAACCTCACCTTCACCCGTGAGGACACCCCACCCAAGGACTGGTGCAAGGAGCACGCGGTCCCCGAGTCCATGTGCACGAAATGCCATCCGGCCCTTGTCGCGAAGTTCATCGCGGCCGGTGACTACTGCCGCGAACACGGCTTGCCCGAGTCCGTCTGCCCCTCCTGTCATCCGGAGCGGGTGACGGCGGCGGGAGCCCAGCCGCCTGTCTTTCCCGAGCCAGGGACGCGCGTCCGCCTCGCGTCATCCGAGACGGTCCAAGAGGCCGGCATCCAGACGCGTCGGGCGCGCAAGGTCCCCTTCGCGCGGACGTTGGACGTCGTCGGGCAGCTCGACTTCAACCAGAACCGGCTGGCGCAGCTGTCCGTGCGCAGCGAGGCGCTGGTGGTGGAGGTCCGCGTCGATGTCGGCGACGAGGTGAAGACGGGCCAACCGCTCGTGCTCGTGGCCTCTGGCAGCGTCGGCGCGGACCAAGGGCGGCTCACCTCGGCGCAAGCTCGGTTGGGATTGGCCCGCGCGGCGCTCGAGCGAGAGCAGAAGCTCGCCGCGAGTGGCATCACGGCGCGAAAGGATGTCGAAGCGGCGCAAGCGGAGGTCTCCTCCGCGGAGGCCGAACGCGACGCGGCCCGCGCGGCCCTCTCCGCCGCAGGCGCACCGACGAATGGGCAGCAGGGTACCTATGCGCTGTCAGCGCCCTTCGCGGGCACGGTGGTCGCTCGCGATGCGCTCGCGGGGCGGCATGCCTCGGCGGGACAGCCGCTCATCCAGGTCGCGGACCTGAGCACCCTGTGGGCCCAGCTGGAGATACCCGAGGCAGACGCGGCCCAGGTGCGCGCGGGCCAGCGCGTCACCCTCACCTTCGACACGCTGCCCGGGCAGCCGCATGTGGCGACACTCACGCGCGTCGGCGCCTCCGTGGACCCGGCCTCGCGCACCGTTCGGGCTCGGGTGGAGTTGCCGAATCCGGACGGAGCCCTGAAGGCCGGGCTCTTCCTGCGAGCGAAGGTGGAGGTGGCCGCCGAGCACGCCGCGGTGATGGTTCCGCATCAGGCCATCCAGCGCGCCGAGGGCAGGACGCTCGTCTTCGTGAAGAAGCAGGAGGGACTCTACGAGCCCGTCGCGGTGAAGCTGGGCGCGGGGACTCGGGAAGAGGTCGAGGTCCTCGAGGGGCTCGCGGCGGGCACGGAGGTCGTCACCACGGGAGCCTTCCTGCTCAAGACGGAGATTCTCAAGGAGTCCATCGGCGCGGGCTGCTGTGAGACCGGGGAGAGCCGGTAA
- a CDS encoding sigma-54-dependent Fis family transcriptional regulator, with protein sequence MYADALQSISLAMAQVRSVDLLLARIAQGLAAQPDVALARIWLIAPGDICGTCPLRTECPDTSRCLHLAASAGSSRKSEEVWTGLGGAFRRFPLGIRKVGHVGATGEPVLLQWTGKDEDWLVRRDWAVREGILSFAAQPLIFRGEVLGVLAVFSRRKLGRTEFSWLRTFADHAAVALTNARAFEEVARLRAQLELERDYLREEVKDALSFGEIVGRSESLRRVLQQLQPVAETSASVLVLGESGVGKELIARALHDQSPRRDRPLIRVNCASIPRELFESEFFGHVRGAFTGALKDRAGRFQAADGGTLFLDEVGEIPLELQGKLLRVLQEGAFERVGEDVTRRVDVRIVAATNRDLKTEVAEGRFREDLFYRLSVFPIEVPPLRDRLEDVPLLAQHLLGRVCAKLNLSPPRMTQAQVQALQRYDWPGNVRELENVLERAVILSRGGRLRLELALPDARGPAGRDARPRESGASSTFITEKEWRRREKENLKAALAAAGGKVYGPGGAAELLGLAPTTLASRLKALGIKVR encoded by the coding sequence ATGTACGCCGATGCGCTCCAGTCCATCTCCCTGGCCATGGCGCAGGTCCGCTCGGTGGACCTGCTGCTCGCGCGCATCGCTCAAGGGCTCGCGGCGCAGCCGGATGTGGCGCTCGCTCGCATCTGGCTCATCGCCCCCGGCGACATCTGCGGCACCTGCCCCCTGCGCACCGAGTGCCCGGATACGTCACGCTGCCTGCACCTGGCGGCCAGCGCGGGCAGCTCTCGGAAGAGCGAGGAGGTCTGGACCGGACTGGGCGGCGCCTTCCGGCGCTTCCCCCTCGGCATCCGCAAGGTGGGGCATGTGGGGGCCACTGGCGAGCCCGTGCTCCTCCAGTGGACGGGCAAGGATGAGGACTGGCTCGTCCGCCGCGACTGGGCGGTGCGCGAGGGCATCCTCAGCTTCGCGGCCCAGCCGCTCATCTTCCGGGGCGAAGTCCTCGGCGTCCTGGCGGTGTTCAGCCGGCGCAAGCTGGGACGCACCGAGTTCTCGTGGCTGCGCACCTTCGCCGACCATGCCGCGGTGGCCCTCACCAACGCTCGCGCCTTCGAGGAGGTGGCCCGCTTGCGTGCCCAGCTCGAGCTGGAGCGGGACTACCTGCGCGAAGAGGTGAAGGACGCGCTCTCGTTCGGCGAAATCGTGGGCCGGAGCGAGTCCCTCCGGCGCGTCCTCCAGCAGCTCCAGCCCGTGGCGGAGACCTCCGCCAGCGTCCTGGTGCTCGGGGAGTCGGGGGTGGGTAAGGAGCTCATTGCTCGGGCCCTCCATGACCAGAGTCCTCGGCGTGACCGCCCGCTCATCCGCGTCAACTGCGCCTCCATCCCCCGCGAGCTCTTCGAGAGCGAGTTCTTCGGCCACGTGCGAGGCGCCTTCACCGGGGCCCTCAAGGACCGCGCGGGGCGCTTCCAGGCCGCCGATGGCGGGACGCTCTTCCTCGACGAAGTGGGGGAGATACCCCTCGAACTCCAAGGCAAGCTGCTCCGAGTCCTCCAGGAGGGCGCCTTCGAGCGCGTGGGCGAGGACGTCACCCGCCGCGTGGACGTGCGCATCGTCGCGGCCACCAACCGGGACCTGAAGACCGAGGTGGCCGAGGGCCGCTTCCGCGAGGACCTCTTCTACCGGCTCAGCGTCTTCCCCATCGAGGTCCCGCCCCTGCGCGACCGCCTCGAGGACGTCCCGCTGCTCGCGCAGCACCTGCTCGGGCGCGTCTGCGCGAAGCTCAACCTCTCGCCTCCCAGGATGACCCAGGCCCAGGTGCAGGCCCTCCAGCGCTACGACTGGCCGGGCAACGTCCGCGAGCTGGAGAACGTCCTGGAGCGCGCCGTCATCCTCTCCCGTGGCGGACGGCTCCGGCTGGAGCTGGCCTTGCCGGACGCTCGTGGGCCCGCGGGGCGGGATGCCCGGCCTCGGGAGTCCGGGGCCTCGTCCACGTTCATCACCGAGAAGGAGTGGCGCCGTCGGGAGAAGGAGAACCTGAAGGCGGCCCTCGCCGCCGCGGGCGGCAAGGTGTACGGCCCCGGCGGCGCCGCCGAGCTGCTGGGATTGGCTCCGACGACGCTCGCCTCTCGGCTCAAGGCCCTGGGCATCAAGGTCCGCTGA
- a CDS encoding DUF2169 domain-containing protein — protein sequence MQISFNSTGMQAGLSVASGKDARDYCIVVVKGTFEANERGELSLTAEQQPPLATDEHYGEPATTSIRYECDFAMEKPFTDVVVVGKAVSPSGRPVTQLSVGLEVQKRRKALLVLGERRWLRSLGRMFPSEPVPFTEMPLVYERAFGGQDESRGPGRASVERRNLVGVGFHPHRSTAQIEGTPLPNLEHPAQRILSPRDRPEPMGVGHIGRAWTQRVAYAGTYDTRWRDERAPFLPEDFDSRYFQSVAGDQQFPLFRGGEQLRCVNMAATPVVPFVIPSLRVPVRFHFADREVEQEGVLDTVTLEPHLARAVLVWRARIALGKKLNSLREISIGEPPRTERGQIIGYRNGKPLFRGLRDAVRWLRDSRGSRR from the coding sequence ATGCAGATCTCGTTCAACTCGACTGGGATGCAGGCAGGTCTCTCGGTCGCCTCTGGCAAGGATGCGCGCGACTACTGCATCGTCGTGGTGAAGGGGACATTCGAGGCGAATGAGCGAGGAGAGCTGTCGCTCACTGCCGAGCAGCAACCGCCTCTTGCGACCGACGAGCATTACGGAGAGCCGGCGACGACGAGCATCCGCTACGAATGTGACTTCGCCATGGAGAAGCCGTTCACCGACGTGGTTGTCGTCGGCAAGGCGGTCTCTCCCTCAGGGCGCCCCGTGACGCAGTTGTCCGTCGGCCTTGAAGTCCAGAAGCGAAGAAAAGCCCTTCTGGTGCTCGGTGAAAGACGTTGGCTGCGCTCACTGGGCCGCATGTTCCCTTCGGAGCCCGTGCCCTTTACCGAGATGCCGCTGGTGTACGAGCGGGCATTTGGAGGACAGGATGAGAGCCGTGGTCCAGGGCGAGCCTCCGTGGAGCGGCGGAACCTGGTAGGGGTCGGATTCCATCCGCATCGCAGCACAGCTCAAATCGAAGGGACCCCACTTCCGAATCTCGAGCATCCGGCGCAGCGGATCCTCTCGCCTCGTGACCGGCCAGAGCCGATGGGCGTCGGACATATCGGGAGGGCCTGGACTCAACGCGTTGCCTATGCGGGGACCTATGACACGCGTTGGCGTGATGAACGGGCGCCCTTTCTTCCCGAGGACTTCGATTCAAGATACTTCCAGTCCGTCGCAGGGGATCAGCAGTTTCCTCTCTTCCGTGGGGGCGAGCAGCTCCGGTGTGTGAACATGGCCGCCACGCCTGTCGTCCCATTCGTCATCCCATCGTTGCGTGTACCCGTCAGGTTCCACTTTGCGGATCGCGAGGTCGAGCAGGAAGGTGTGCTCGATACAGTGACTCTCGAGCCGCATCTGGCTCGTGCGGTACTCGTGTGGCGCGCGCGCATCGCTCTGGGGAAAAAGCTCAACTCGCTCCGGGAGATATCCATCGGGGAGCCACCGCGCACCGAGCGGGGGCAGATCATCGGTTACCGGAATGGAAAGCCCCTATTCCGCGGACTCAGGGACGCTGTTCGCTGGCTCCGTGACTCCCGAGGTTCAAGGCGATGA
- a CDS encoding TlpA disulfide reductase family protein, whose product MTRPRPRNLGLSTGALLLLVFVAGCRTESTPSYIRLSGAAPSLKNAPTSRAVLVTFWATWCPPCRKETPSLVELAQEPPEGLSVMVFSHDSDMAAVEKFLSGPPVPALHLRLDEDLAAARAFGVETLPTAILVVDGQQVARFSGSKDWSSRSMRRLLEKLSRPAESGPAP is encoded by the coding sequence ATGACCCGACCGCGCCCCCGAAACCTTGGACTCAGCACAGGCGCCCTGCTGCTCCTGGTCTTCGTCGCGGGCTGCCGGACCGAGTCCACGCCGAGCTACATCCGCCTCTCGGGAGCAGCCCCCTCGCTGAAGAACGCGCCCACCTCGCGCGCCGTGCTCGTGACCTTCTGGGCCACCTGGTGTCCCCCCTGTCGCAAGGAGACGCCTTCGCTCGTGGAGCTGGCCCAGGAGCCTCCCGAAGGACTCAGCGTCATGGTCTTCAGCCATGACTCGGACATGGCGGCCGTGGAGAAGTTCCTGAGCGGTCCCCCCGTCCCCGCCCTCCACCTGCGCCTGGACGAGGACCTCGCGGCGGCCCGAGCATTCGGCGTCGAGACCCTCCCCACGGCCATCCTCGTCGTCGACGGCCAGCAGGTCGCTCGCTTCTCCGGGTCCAAGGACTGGAGCTCACGCTCCATGCGCCGCCTGCTGGAGAAGTTGAGCCGCCCCGCCGAGTCCGGGCCCGCGCCTTGA
- a CDS encoding DUF4150 domain-containing protein: protein MGKKVFANGMEVAHQAGDAKVMAAFPDVCLSPPPPPAGPVPIPYPNTSFAKDLKKGSSSVTVGGKPVALKGKSYYQTSPLGDEAATRNFGGSALTHTITGKTYFQAHSMDVVMEGKNVCRHLDLTTSNHASYPGSTPPLPNMEAMVQLALDRIAENKCPCCGSETCPAAFKEGDEAQSFDDFYKLNEPHPSNKAKFKGKLSDRGEKRSREFAAVRAQKAAQCTCAPGNRVFPEPPCDVFRAHDSERTKKIIAAWDEERSNYRDHWESVSGRQLLTPESAMARLREQAGGSFASDAEAKAALTQANKQSRINHLVPKEAGGCPTNPGNLQPQSELCAHCQGIDDLFTSKWQ from the coding sequence GTGGGCAAGAAAGTCTTCGCGAATGGCATGGAGGTGGCGCACCAGGCAGGTGATGCCAAGGTCATGGCCGCTTTCCCCGACGTCTGCCTGAGTCCGCCGCCTCCTCCAGCGGGCCCGGTTCCGATTCCTTATCCGAACACCTCCTTCGCGAAGGATTTGAAGAAGGGGAGCAGCAGCGTGACCGTGGGTGGCAAGCCGGTCGCACTCAAGGGCAAGAGCTACTACCAGACGTCCCCATTGGGAGATGAGGCCGCGACCCGCAACTTCGGCGGCAGCGCCTTGACTCACACCATCACGGGCAAGACGTACTTCCAGGCACACTCAATGGACGTCGTGATGGAGGGCAAGAACGTCTGCCGGCACCTGGACCTCACCACCAGCAATCATGCGAGCTACCCAGGGAGCACGCCCCCTCTGCCGAACATGGAGGCGATGGTTCAGCTCGCGTTGGATCGAATCGCCGAGAACAAGTGCCCGTGCTGTGGCTCGGAGACGTGCCCTGCTGCGTTCAAGGAAGGTGATGAGGCACAGAGCTTCGATGACTTCTACAAGCTCAACGAGCCGCATCCTTCCAATAAAGCCAAGTTCAAGGGCAAGCTCTCCGACCGAGGCGAGAAGCGCTCTCGAGAGTTCGCTGCCGTTCGCGCGCAGAAGGCTGCACAGTGTACTTGCGCACCTGGAAATAGGGTGTTCCCCGAGCCCCCCTGCGATGTGTTCCGAGCGCATGATTCAGAGCGAACCAAGAAGATCATCGCGGCATGGGACGAAGAGCGAAGCAACTATCGGGACCACTGGGAATCGGTGAGTGGGCGGCAACTCTTGACGCCCGAGTCGGCCATGGCGCGTCTCCGTGAGCAGGCGGGAGGGAGTTTCGCGAGTGATGCCGAGGCGAAAGCCGCATTGACGCAAGCCAACAAGCAGAGTCGAATCAACCACCTCGTGCCCAAGGAGGCGGGAGGGTGCCCGACGAATCCAGGCAACCTCCAGCCGCAGAGCGAACTCTGCGCTCATTGTCAGGGCATTGATGACCTGTTCACGAGCAAGTGGCAATGA
- a CDS encoding DUF1254 domain-containing protein, producing MSITVSPAEARVIVKDAYLYGWPLSENYNTIFAYSIDLGNPNYKAPINQIFNDPKVFTPADTAIVTPNSDTPYSFITVDLRAEPLVISVPAMVPENRYFSFQCIDLYTFNFSYIGTRATGNGGGNFLLAGPSWEGGDRSRFDGICYCESDLALLIGRTQLFEPDDIDAVKAIQSQYKVQTLSQFLGSSESPKPPDISWPTPVGADGGKTPAVFGIINFMLQFCPVNPTEVGLMERFSRIGVGPGLPFNTKDLSPEMLAAFEGGIADAWAEFEALNKKIAAGEVKSSDFFGSREYLNNNYLYRFTGAKVGIYGNSKQEAIYPFYSADSDDQIPDGATSRYTITLPELPPAKAFWSITMYDAKTQLLVENSLGRYLVNTSMEDKFVYGDDGSLTIYLQNAQPPEALIPNWLPAPAAPFYAVMRLYVPETEAYEGDWSPAPMVRAGDASVEKA from the coding sequence ATGTCTATCACGGTCAGTCCCGCCGAAGCGCGTGTCATTGTCAAAGATGCCTACCTGTATGGCTGGCCTCTCTCGGAGAACTACAACACCATCTTTGCCTACTCCATCGACCTGGGGAACCCTAACTACAAGGCACCCATCAATCAGATTTTCAATGACCCGAAGGTGTTCACTCCGGCCGATACGGCCATCGTGACGCCGAACTCGGACACCCCCTATTCATTCATCACGGTGGACCTCCGCGCGGAGCCGCTCGTGATCAGCGTGCCGGCCATGGTGCCGGAGAATCGCTATTTCTCGTTTCAGTGTATCGACCTCTACACGTTCAACTTCAGCTACATCGGCACCCGGGCGACCGGTAACGGCGGAGGGAACTTCCTGCTGGCGGGGCCCTCGTGGGAGGGTGGGGACAGGTCCCGGTTCGATGGCATCTGCTACTGCGAGAGCGACCTCGCCCTGCTGATTGGGCGGACGCAGCTCTTCGAGCCCGATGACATCGACGCGGTGAAGGCCATCCAGAGTCAGTACAAGGTCCAGACCCTGAGCCAGTTCCTTGGGTCCTCGGAGTCGCCGAAGCCTCCGGACATCAGCTGGCCGACGCCCGTTGGTGCGGACGGGGGCAAGACGCCGGCGGTCTTCGGCATCATCAACTTCATGCTCCAGTTCTGTCCCGTCAATCCGACCGAGGTGGGGTTGATGGAGCGCTTCTCGCGCATTGGCGTGGGCCCGGGCCTCCCGTTCAATACGAAGGACTTGAGCCCCGAGATGCTGGCGGCCTTCGAGGGAGGCATCGCCGACGCGTGGGCGGAGTTCGAGGCACTCAACAAGAAGATCGCGGCGGGAGAAGTGAAATCAAGCGACTTCTTCGGGTCACGCGAGTACCTCAACAACAATTACCTGTATCGCTTCACCGGGGCGAAGGTCGGCATCTACGGAAACTCCAAGCAGGAGGCCATCTATCCGTTCTACAGCGCGGATTCGGATGACCAGATTCCGGATGGCGCGACGTCTCGATACACCATTACCCTGCCCGAGCTGCCGCCGGCCAAGGCGTTCTGGTCCATCACGATGTATGACGCCAAGACCCAGCTGCTGGTCGAGAACTCCCTCGGGCGATATCTGGTGAATACCTCGATGGAGGACAAGTTTGTGTATGGGGATGACGGCTCCCTGACCATCTACCTCCAGAACGCGCAGCCGCCCGAGGCGCTCATTCCCAACTGGTTGCCAGCCCCCGCTGCCCCGTTCTACGCGGTCATGCGGCTCTACGTCCCCGAGACCGAGGCCTACGAGGGTGATTGGAGCCCCGCCCCGATGGTGCGCGCGGGTGACGCCTCCGTGGAGAAGGCCTGA
- a CDS encoding MarR family winged helix-turn-helix transcriptional regulator translates to MAKYTSAGAAFTDLVVEIFRNNGLVLAAGERLAEPSGLTSARWQVLGVVDHEPAPVANVARTVGLTRQSVQQTADALEADGLIEYQENPHHRRAKLIVMTPKGRERLREVEARQMAWANQLGGRVPVTALRAAVEALGVVREALEKDAAAALEA, encoded by the coding sequence ATGGCGAAATACACGTCGGCCGGGGCGGCCTTCACGGACCTGGTGGTCGAAATCTTCCGGAACAACGGGTTGGTCCTCGCGGCGGGCGAGCGGCTCGCGGAGCCGTCGGGGCTCACGAGTGCGCGGTGGCAGGTGTTGGGGGTGGTGGACCACGAGCCCGCGCCGGTGGCGAACGTGGCCCGGACGGTGGGACTGACGCGGCAGAGCGTGCAGCAGACGGCCGACGCGCTCGAGGCGGATGGGCTCATCGAGTACCAGGAGAACCCGCACCATCGCCGCGCGAAGCTCATCGTGATGACGCCCAAGGGGCGCGAACGGCTACGAGAGGTGGAGGCACGCCAGATGGCCTGGGCCAATCAGCTCGGAGGGCGTGTGCCGGTGACCGCGCTGCGCGCCGCGGTGGAGGCGCTCGGCGTGGTGCGCGAGGCACTGGAGAAGGATGCCGCCGCCGCTCTTGAGGCTTGA